A region from the Rhodopseudomonas julia genome encodes:
- a CDS encoding helix-turn-helix transcriptional regulator: protein MTDLDPTRLKNLRKELGLTQAQLAERLSTTQQTIARWEGGRAHPSIAALRDLAVIFGVSVDDILGTNPLGTKPASSHYHLLQNDSDGYWGNLGIRLLGSDTSRWYPLSAANTERVYEGIGERRWLSLATLNNRVLLINQPNIKALSLLPEEADAPEGDWDVAYPEVEGVPLEIYRALADVAELPDADLQENYSPALIETCRDFLTNMNIDEENAYGFVFFTHVHFTDGTSQSGHIEAKDAVQLFLEAEEDMPATPILLRFAEKGIDMLVPEEAVAFIDMPLIDVIDAMKKLDAAKAAQTGASKG, encoded by the coding sequence ATGACAGACCTCGATCCCACACGCCTCAAAAACCTCCGCAAGGAGCTGGGGCTGACACAGGCGCAACTCGCGGAGCGCCTTTCCACCACGCAGCAGACGATCGCCCGCTGGGAAGGCGGGCGCGCGCATCCGAGCATCGCCGCATTGCGCGATCTCGCCGTGATTTTCGGCGTCTCCGTCGATGATATTCTGGGCACCAATCCGCTCGGCACGAAGCCCGCATCGAGCCATTATCATCTCCTTCAAAACGACAGCGACGGCTATTGGGGCAATCTCGGCATCCGGTTGTTGGGATCAGATACGAGCCGCTGGTACCCGCTGAGCGCTGCGAACACGGAGCGCGTGTATGAGGGCATCGGCGAGAGACGCTGGCTGAGCCTCGCCACCCTCAACAACCGCGTGCTTCTCATCAATCAGCCGAACATCAAGGCGTTGAGCCTTTTGCCCGAGGAGGCGGATGCCCCGGAAGGTGACTGGGACGTCGCCTATCCCGAGGTCGAAGGCGTGCCGCTGGAGATCTACCGGGCTCTCGCCGATGTGGCGGAACTTCCCGATGCTGACCTGCAAGAGAACTATTCGCCGGCGCTCATCGAGACCTGCCGCGATTTTCTCACGAACATGAACATCGACGAAGAGAACGCCTACGGCTTCGTCTTCTTCACGCACGTCCATTTCACCGATGGCACGAGCCAGTCTGGCCATATCGAGGCCAAGGACGCGGTGCAGCTCTTTCTCGAAGCGGAAGAGGATATGCCCGCGACGCCGATCCTCTTACGCTTTGCCGAAAAAGGCATCGATATGCTGGTGCCGGAAGAAGCCGTCGCCTTCATCGACATGCCGCTCATCGACGTCATCGACGCCATGAAGAAGCTCGATGCCGCGAAGGCTGCTCAGACCGGCGCGTCGAAGGGCTGA
- a CDS encoding trimethylamine methyltransferase family protein, with protein MGTTDETAGVDERGGRRRRASGGAEARRAKRSGSRSLQLPFIRRILPEQAVLDEEGLALIEQNADTVLEEIGIEFREDPEALQMWREAGAEVSGERVRFPKGLCRELLKTAPQTFTQHARNPERSVEIGGKATVFAPVYGPPFVRDLDNGRRYGTIDDFQNLVKLAYQAPALHHSGGTVCEPVDIPVNKRHLDMVYAHIRYSDKPFMGSVTAPERAADSVAMARMVFGEEFVEQNCVLINLINVNSPMVFDATMLGALKTYARANQGTIVTPFILAGAMSPVTVAGTLTQVLAEVLAGAAFTQLCRPGAPVIMGTFASSISMQSGAPTFGTPEPTLVLYGAAQLARRLNLPFRSGGSLCASKVCDAQAAYESAQTLTPTVMAGTNFVLHAAGWLEGGLVSSYEKFVMDCDQLAMMQQLSRGVDLSENGQAMDAIREVGPGSHYLGCAHTQANFETAFYRSPVADNNSFEQWLAEGSKTAEERANGLWKKWLAEYEAPPLDEGVDEALKEFIETTKASMPDAFS; from the coding sequence ATGGGCACGACCGACGAGACGGCCGGTGTGGACGAGCGTGGCGGACGACGCCGCCGGGCAAGCGGCGGAGCGGAGGCGAGGCGGGCGAAACGGTCCGGCTCGCGCTCGCTCCAGCTGCCCTTCATTCGCCGCATCCTCCCGGAGCAGGCGGTTCTCGACGAAGAAGGTCTGGCGCTCATCGAACAAAACGCCGACACGGTGCTCGAAGAAATCGGCATCGAGTTTCGCGAAGATCCCGAAGCGCTTCAGATGTGGCGCGAGGCCGGTGCCGAGGTGTCCGGCGAGCGTGTGCGTTTTCCCAAGGGGCTGTGCCGCGAGCTTCTGAAGACGGCGCCTCAGACGTTTACCCAGCACGCCCGAAATCCCGAACGTTCGGTTGAAATCGGGGGCAAGGCGACGGTGTTTGCGCCGGTCTATGGCCCGCCTTTCGTCCGCGATCTCGACAATGGCCGCCGCTACGGCACGATCGACGATTTCCAGAACCTCGTGAAGCTCGCCTATCAGGCGCCGGCGCTGCACCATTCCGGCGGCACGGTGTGCGAGCCGGTCGATATCCCGGTCAACAAGCGCCATCTCGATATGGTCTATGCCCATATCCGCTATTCCGACAAACCCTTCATGGGTTCCGTTACGGCGCCGGAACGGGCAGCGGATTCGGTCGCGATGGCGCGCATGGTCTTCGGTGAGGAGTTCGTCGAGCAGAATTGCGTTTTGATCAACCTGATCAACGTCAACTCGCCGATGGTCTTCGACGCGACCATGCTGGGCGCTCTCAAGACCTATGCGCGGGCGAACCAGGGTACGATCGTCACGCCGTTCATCCTGGCTGGTGCGATGTCGCCGGTGACGGTGGCGGGCACGCTCACGCAGGTCCTCGCCGAGGTGCTCGCCGGTGCCGCCTTCACGCAGCTTTGCCGACCAGGCGCGCCGGTGATCATGGGCACCTTCGCGTCGTCGATCTCCATGCAGTCGGGCGCGCCGACTTTTGGGACCCCGGAGCCGACGCTCGTCCTTTATGGGGCGGCGCAGCTTGCCCGCCGCCTCAATCTGCCGTTCCGCTCCGGCGGCTCGCTTTGCGCCTCGAAGGTCTGCGACGCGCAGGCGGCCTATGAAAGCGCGCAAACCCTGACGCCGACGGTGATGGCGGGCACGAATTTTGTCCTGCATGCGGCGGGCTGGCTCGAAGGCGGGCTCGTCTCGTCCTATGAGAAATTCGTCATGGATTGCGACCAGCTCGCGATGATGCAGCAGCTCTCGCGCGGCGTGGACCTTTCGGAAAACGGCCAGGCGATGGATGCCATCCGCGAGGTCGGACCGGGCAGTCATTATCTCGGCTGCGCCCATACCCAGGCGAATTTCGAGACCGCGTTCTACCGCTCGCCCGTCGCCGACAACAATTCCTTCGAGCAATGGCTGGCGGAAGGCTCAAAGACGGCCGAGGAACGCGCCAACGGGCTGTGGAAGAAATGGCTCGCCGAGTATGAGGCCCCGCCGCTCGACGAGGGCGTCGACGAGGCTCTGAAGGAGTTTATCGAGACGACCAAGGCCTCGATGCCGGACGCTTTTAGCTGA
- a CDS encoding cobalamin B12-binding domain-containing protein has product MAEEEIVLSELSDEDLVAQMHDDLYDGLKEEIEEGVNILLERGWTPYDVLTKSLVEGMRIVGEDFRDGILFVPEVLLSANAMKAGMGILRPLLAETGAPKIGKMVIGTVKGDIHDIGKNLVAMMMEGAGFEVINIGINNPVENYLAAIEEHQPDIVGMSALLTTTMPYMKVVIDTLKEKGIRDDYIVLVGGAPLNEEFGRAIGADAYCRDAAVTVETATDLIKRRHNQRATAAG; this is encoded by the coding sequence GTGGCCGAAGAGGAAATTGTCCTGTCCGAACTCAGCGATGAGGATCTTGTCGCGCAGATGCACGACGACCTTTACGATGGGCTGAAGGAAGAGATCGAAGAGGGTGTGAACATTCTCCTGGAGCGAGGATGGACACCCTATGACGTCCTCACCAAGTCGCTCGTGGAAGGCATGCGCATCGTCGGCGAGGATTTCCGTGACGGAATCCTGTTCGTGCCGGAGGTGCTTCTCTCCGCCAACGCCATGAAGGCGGGCATGGGGATTCTGCGCCCTCTCCTTGCCGAAACCGGCGCGCCCAAGATCGGCAAGATGGTGATCGGCACCGTCAAGGGCGACATCCACGACATCGGCAAGAACCTCGTCGCCATGATGATGGAGGGCGCCGGTTTCGAGGTCATCAATATCGGCATCAACAATCCGGTCGAGAACTATCTCGCCGCGATCGAGGAACATCAGCCGGACATCGTCGGCATGTCGGCGCTTTTGACGACGACCATGCCTTATATGAAGGTCGTCATCGATACGCTGAAGGAGAAAGGCATCCGCGACGATTACATCGTTCTCGTGGGCGGTGCGCCTTTGAACGAGGAATTCGGGCGCGCGATCGGGGCGGATGCCTATTGCCGCGATGCGGCCGTGACGGTTGAAACCGCCACAGACCTCATCAAACGTCGGCACAATCAGCGGGCCACCGCCGCCGGCTGA
- a CDS encoding entericidin A/B family lipoprotein produces the protein MNLVRRGVFFVVLASFGLSLAACEHTVRGVGRDVQETGNAVEDTVQGNP, from the coding sequence ATGAATCTTGTGCGTCGTGGTGTGTTTTTCGTGGTTCTCGCGTCATTCGGCCTGAGCCTTGCCGCCTGCGAGCATACGGTGCGCGGTGTTGGGCGTGATGTTCAGGAAACCGGCAACGCCGTCGAAGACACGGTTCAGGGCAACCCGTAA
- a CDS encoding BrnA antitoxin family protein: MPEKKERIVRFRANDLEEMRSQGEVGSDWKRAAQPGVPDGSDPHDALDAVPPDWVMTEVPLPRTKTHASIRIDADVLEWFKSQGRGYQTRINAVLRQYYEHHRKP; the protein is encoded by the coding sequence ATGCCGGAGAAGAAAGAGCGCATCGTACGATTCAGGGCCAATGACCTGGAGGAGATGCGCAGCCAAGGCGAGGTCGGTTCGGATTGGAAACGAGCCGCCCAGCCGGGTGTGCCGGATGGAAGCGATCCGCACGACGCGCTCGATGCGGTCCCCCCGGACTGGGTCATGACCGAAGTGCCGTTGCCGCGCACAAAAACCCACGCCTCGATCAGGATCGATGCGGATGTCCTCGAATGGTTCAAGTCGCAAGGGCGTGGCTACCAGACGCGCATTAATGCGGTTCTGCGGCAGTACTACGAGCATCATCGCAAGCCTTGA
- a CDS encoding DUF1638 domain-containing protein: protein MRADGRAPQPGAAKAGNLLVIACGALAREIGDIVEANGLAHVRLTCLPAILHNRPEKIPDAVQGAIRKARAEGFERILVGYGDCGTGGRLDAVCAAEGVSRIDGPHCYAFYSGNARFAAQGDADMDAFFLTDFLARQFEAFVVEPLGLDRHPELRDAYFGHYRRLVYLAQRPDPFLEEKARQAADRLDLAFEMRVTGYGDLESFLDAAPGNAG from the coding sequence ATGCGCGCAGATGGCCGAGCGCCACAGCCGGGCGCGGCGAAAGCCGGAAATCTCCTCGTCATCGCCTGCGGTGCGCTGGCGCGCGAGATCGGCGATATCGTCGAAGCGAACGGCCTCGCCCATGTCCGCCTCACCTGCCTGCCCGCCATCCTGCACAACCGACCGGAGAAAATCCCGGATGCCGTCCAAGGCGCGATCCGCAAGGCGCGCGCGGAAGGTTTTGAGCGCATCCTTGTCGGCTATGGCGATTGCGGCACGGGCGGGCGGCTCGATGCGGTCTGCGCGGCTGAAGGCGTCTCACGCATCGACGGGCCGCATTGCTACGCCTTCTATTCCGGCAACGCCCGCTTCGCCGCGCAGGGCGACGCCGATATGGACGCCTTCTTCCTGACCGACTTTCTCGCCCGGCAGTTCGAGGCTTTCGTCGTCGAGCCGCTCGGCCTCGACCGGCATCCGGAGCTCAGGGATGCCTATTTCGGGCATTACCGCCGCCTCGTCTATCTGGCCCAGCGGCCCGACCCCTTCCTTGAAGAAAAAGCCCGCCAGGCGGCGGACCGTCTCGATCTCGCCTTTGAGATGCGGGTGACCGGCTATGGCGACCTTGAGAGCTTCCTCGACGCCGCACCGGGGAATGCCGGCTGA
- a CDS encoding virulence factor, producing MAQRIILSWRDIPAQVIVKAGRKSAKRELPIRFTEAIDRCAMKVGARDSDAYLAEWRRGEPTACGDDLEVEADATAAAIEADYPPERLKALIDQEGFER from the coding sequence ATGGCTCAGCGGATCATCCTGTCATGGCGCGATATTCCGGCTCAGGTGATCGTCAAGGCAGGGCGGAAAAGCGCCAAGCGCGAATTGCCGATCCGCTTCACGGAAGCGATCGACCGCTGCGCGATGAAGGTTGGGGCACGTGACTCCGATGCCTATCTCGCCGAATGGCGCCGCGGCGAGCCGACCGCCTGCGGCGATGATCTCGAGGTGGAGGCGGATGCCACAGCTGCGGCGATCGAGGCCGACTATCCGCCGGAGCGCCTCAAAGCGCTCATCGATCAGGAAGGCTTCGAGCGCTGA
- a CDS encoding methyltetrahydrofolate cobalamin methyltransferase, which yields MTRTIVASAKKEIAIGFDQPFCVIGERINPTGRKKLAAEMVEGNFETVKADALAQVAAGATMLDVNAGVTAVDPNETEPPLLVETLKIVQSLVSVPISIDSSVPAALKAGLEVAEGRPLVNSVTGEEDRLEAILPLIKKYNVPVVAISNDETGISEDPDVRFAVAKKIVERAADYGIKPEDIVVDPLVMPIGAMGTAGLQVFALVRRLREELKVNTTCGASNVSFGLPHRHGINAAFLPMAIASGMTSAIMNPVRPQEMEAVRAANVLMGTDKDCMTWIRSYKDYQPAAGGTPAASPTPPDGESSGRRRGGREARRARSGS from the coding sequence ATGACACGCACCATCGTCGCTTCGGCCAAAAAGGAGATCGCGATCGGCTTCGACCAGCCCTTCTGCGTCATCGGCGAGCGCATCAACCCGACGGGCCGCAAGAAGCTCGCGGCGGAGATGGTGGAAGGCAATTTCGAGACGGTGAAGGCCGACGCGCTCGCCCAGGTCGCCGCCGGCGCCACGATGCTCGACGTCAATGCCGGCGTCACCGCCGTCGACCCGAACGAGACCGAGCCGCCGCTCCTCGTCGAAACGCTGAAGATCGTGCAGTCGCTCGTCTCCGTGCCGATTTCCATCGATTCCTCTGTCCCGGCCGCCCTGAAGGCGGGGCTAGAGGTCGCCGAAGGCCGCCCGCTCGTCAATTCGGTGACGGGTGAAGAGGATCGGCTCGAAGCGATCCTGCCGCTCATCAAGAAATACAACGTGCCGGTGGTGGCGATCTCCAACGACGAGACCGGCATTTCCGAAGACCCGGACGTGCGCTTCGCCGTCGCCAAGAAGATCGTGGAACGCGCCGCCGATTACGGCATCAAGCCCGAAGACATCGTCGTCGATCCCCTGGTCATGCCGATCGGCGCCATGGGGACGGCCGGGCTGCAGGTCTTCGCGCTCGTCAGGCGGCTGCGTGAGGAGCTCAAGGTCAACACGACCTGCGGCGCCTCCAACGTTTCCTTCGGCCTGCCGCATCGCCACGGCATCAACGCCGCCTTCCTGCCGATGGCGATCGCCTCGGGCATGACGTCGGCGATCATGAACCCGGTCCGGCCGCAGGAGATGGAGGCGGTGCGCGCGGCGAACGTCCTCATGGGCACCGACAAGGACTGCATGACCTGGATCCGCTCCTACAAGGATTACCAGCCGGCCGCGGGCGGCACACCGGCAGCATCCCCCACGCCTCCCGATGGCGAGAGCAGCGGCCGTCGCCGTGGCGGCCGCGAGGCGAGAAGGGCCAGGTCGGGGAGCTGA
- a CDS encoding ASKHA domain-containing protein: protein MPSGRRGRFAKGTPVLDAARQLGVYIESVCGGRGICGRCQIEAQEGHFAKHGISSAADHLSGVTEAENRYSEKRVLAEGRRLSCQALVEGDLVVDVPQDVQINRQIVRKRAETRVIERDPATQLCYVEVEEPDMEKPLGDADRLLHALVKEWGFEKPRIAARLLPQIQKLLRAGEWKVTCAVYTDGRAEAGGPLVTAIFPGFHNVGCGLAVDIGSTTIAAHLTSLLSGRTMASAGAPNPQIRFGEDLMSRVSYVMMNPEGRVQMTKAVRDAIGVLIAELVQGAGITTDDVLEAVFVGNPIMHHLFLGIDPTELGGAPFALAVSDALSFEAREIGLPINDGAHVYMLPCIAGHVGADAAAVTLAEGPHRADEMTLVVDVGTNAEIVLGNKDRLVAASSPTGPAFEGAEISGGQRAAPGAIERVRIDRETLEPKIKVIGGDEWSNEEGFEKVAQDVGVTGICGSGIIEVVGEMYLAGIIDEDGVIDGSLAAKSERIQPTGRTFSYLLWRGDEAAKSQEIKILQTDIRAIQLAKAALYAGVRLLMDKLGLEQVEAIKLAGAFGSYIDPTYAMVIGLIPDCPIDKVKGVGNAAGTGARMALLNRSYRREIEEVVRRIEKIETAMEPRFQEHFVAAMAFPNKVEVFPNLAGTVTLPPRKVLGGGEDGRPRRRGGRRR, encoded by the coding sequence ATGCCCTCCGGGCGGCGCGGGCGCTTTGCGAAAGGCACGCCCGTTCTCGATGCGGCGCGTCAGCTCGGCGTCTATATCGAGAGCGTCTGCGGCGGGCGGGGCATCTGCGGGCGCTGTCAGATCGAGGCACAGGAAGGGCATTTCGCCAAGCACGGCATCTCCTCCGCTGCCGACCATCTCTCCGGCGTCACTGAGGCGGAAAACCGCTATTCCGAAAAGCGCGTGCTCGCCGAAGGCCGCCGCCTCTCCTGTCAGGCGCTCGTTGAAGGCGATCTCGTCGTCGACGTGCCGCAGGACGTACAGATCAACCGCCAGATCGTCCGAAAGCGTGCCGAGACGCGGGTGATCGAGCGCGATCCTGCGACCCAGCTCTGCTATGTCGAGGTCGAAGAACCCGACATGGAAAAGCCGCTCGGCGATGCCGATCGGCTCCTCCATGCGCTCGTGAAGGAATGGGGCTTTGAGAAGCCGCGCATCGCCGCTCGCCTGCTGCCGCAGATACAGAAGCTCTTGCGCGCCGGCGAGTGGAAGGTCACCTGCGCCGTCTATACCGACGGGCGGGCGGAGGCCGGCGGGCCGCTCGTGACGGCGATCTTCCCAGGCTTTCACAACGTCGGCTGCGGCCTTGCCGTGGACATCGGCTCGACGACGATCGCGGCCCACCTCACCTCTCTTCTCTCCGGCCGCACGATGGCGTCTGCCGGGGCGCCCAATCCGCAGATCCGCTTCGGCGAGGATCTGATGAGCCGTGTCTCCTATGTGATGATGAACCCGGAAGGTCGGGTGCAGATGACCAAGGCGGTGCGCGACGCGATCGGCGTCCTCATCGCCGAGCTCGTCCAGGGCGCCGGCATCACCACCGACGACGTTCTCGAAGCGGTCTTCGTCGGCAATCCGATCATGCACCACCTCTTCCTCGGCATCGATCCGACAGAGCTCGGTGGCGCACCTTTCGCTCTCGCCGTTTCCGACGCGCTCTCCTTCGAGGCACGCGAAATCGGCCTGCCGATCAACGACGGCGCACATGTCTATATGCTGCCCTGCATCGCCGGCCATGTCGGTGCCGATGCCGCCGCGGTGACGCTGGCGGAAGGCCCTCACCGCGCCGACGAGATGACGCTCGTCGTCGATGTCGGCACCAATGCGGAGATCGTGCTCGGCAACAAGGATCGGCTCGTCGCGGCCTCCTCGCCGACAGGACCGGCCTTCGAAGGCGCGGAGATCTCCGGCGGTCAGCGCGCCGCACCCGGCGCGATCGAGCGTGTCAGGATCGACCGCGAGACACTGGAGCCGAAGATCAAGGTCATCGGCGGCGATGAATGGTCGAACGAAGAAGGTTTTGAGAAGGTCGCCCAGGATGTCGGCGTCACCGGCATCTGCGGCTCCGGCATCATCGAGGTCGTGGGCGAGATGTATCTCGCCGGCATCATCGACGAGGACGGCGTCATCGACGGCAGTCTGGCGGCGAAGTCTGAGCGAATTCAGCCGACGGGCCGCACCTTCTCTTATCTCCTCTGGCGGGGCGACGAGGCCGCCAAAAGCCAGGAGATCAAAATCCTGCAGACCGACATCCGCGCCATCCAGCTCGCCAAGGCCGCGCTTTATGCCGGCGTGCGCCTGTTGATGGACAAGCTCGGCCTCGAACAGGTCGAGGCGATCAAGCTCGCCGGCGCCTTCGGCTCCTATATTGACCCAACCTACGCGATGGTGATCGGCCTCATCCCCGACTGCCCGATCGACAAGGTGAAGGGCGTCGGCAATGCCGCCGGCACGGGCGCGCGCATGGCCCTCCTCAACCGCTCCTACCGGCGCGAGATCGAGGAGGTCGTCAGAAGGATCGAAAAGATCGAGACGGCGATGGAGCCGCGCTTCCAGGAGCATTTCGTGGCGGCGATGGCGTTCCCGAACAAGGTCGAGGTCTTCCCGAACCTTGCCGGAACCGTCACCCTGCCGCCGCGCAAGGTGCTCGGCGGAGGCGAAGACGGACGTCCGCGCCGACGCGGCGGGCGCCGGCGCTGA
- a CDS encoding ribbon-helix-helix domain-containing protein: MSAIEKISIALPPQLAVILQQAVRDGLYESMNDVVREALLEWRERRETAGPTRHAIPRRAEG; encoded by the coding sequence ATGAGTGCCATCGAGAAGATAAGTATCGCTCTTCCGCCGCAGCTCGCTGTGATCTTGCAGCAAGCCGTTCGGGACGGTCTCTATGAATCGATGAACGACGTGGTACGCGAGGCTCTTCTGGAATGGCGTGAGCGACGCGAAACGGCCGGTCCGACGCGGCACGCGATCCCGCGCCGCGCCGAGGGCTGA
- a CDS encoding class I SAM-dependent methyltransferase: MTKTVHASFWDKIAERYAARPIKDPEAYEAMLADASGRFAPTDRVLEIGCGTGGTAIRLAPFVAEWIATDFSPEMLRIAKEKPAPGNLRFVLADAQSAFDGGPFDAICAFQVLHLVDDLQATLAEIHAHLKPGGIMIAKTWCFADMSLKLRALFLGLRTFGLFPKANALTKTALREAIRKAGFEIVEERVFGTNPHGPYIVARRPAGEA; this comes from the coding sequence ATGACAAAGACCGTACATGCGAGCTTCTGGGACAAGATCGCCGAGCGCTACGCGGCGCGGCCGATCAAGGATCCGGAAGCCTATGAGGCGATGCTGGCCGATGCATCGGGCCGGTTTGCGCCGACCGACCGCGTCCTGGAGATCGGCTGCGGCACGGGTGGGACGGCAATCCGGCTTGCGCCCTTCGTGGCGGAGTGGATCGCGACGGATTTCTCGCCCGAGATGCTGCGCATCGCCAAGGAGAAGCCTGCGCCGGGCAATTTGCGCTTCGTCCTCGCCGATGCGCAAAGCGCCTTCGACGGCGGGCCTTTCGACGCGATCTGCGCCTTCCAGGTGCTGCATCTGGTCGACGATCTTCAAGCTACGCTGGCCGAAATTCACGCGCATCTGAAGCCGGGCGGGATAATGATCGCCAAGACCTGGTGCTTTGCCGATATGAGCCTGAAGCTGCGCGCCCTGTTCCTCGGGCTGCGAACGTTCGGGCTTTTCCCGAAGGCAAATGCGCTGACGAAAACCGCTCTGCGTGAAGCGATCCGCAAAGCGGGCTTTGAGATCGTCGAGGAACGCGTTTTCGGCACGAATCCGCATGGCCCTTATATCGTCGCGCGGAGGCCTGCGGGCGAGGCGTGA
- a CDS encoding sarcosine oxidase subunit gamma — protein sequence MAENATKSSEGSAPSVGLTPPERRTPLALRQPVEGAPGTLRLAELPFAGKFILRLDPASGSEAFREAAGLDLPAAPLMSVVNGERVVFWLGPDEFLLLVPEAEAAAFAEAVEKGLADQHHQLVDVSDYYTAIEISGRKAREALMKLTTLDLHPRGFPVGHVAGSNFARAQGWLWLEHGEEETARFRLYVRWSMAEYLWCVLADAGREWGVPEQVPAADETFLTESVHSKKT from the coding sequence ATGGCTGAGAATGCGACGAAGTCGTCTGAAGGCTCAGCGCCGTCCGTCGGCCTGACGCCTCCGGAGAGGCGCACGCCGCTGGCTCTGCGCCAGCCCGTGGAAGGTGCTCCGGGAACACTTCGCCTGGCTGAATTGCCGTTTGCGGGGAAGTTCATTTTGCGGCTCGATCCGGCGAGCGGGAGCGAGGCGTTTCGCGAGGCGGCCGGTCTCGATCTGCCGGCCGCGCCGCTCATGTCCGTCGTCAACGGTGAACGGGTCGTCTTCTGGCTCGGACCCGACGAGTTCCTGCTGCTCGTGCCGGAAGCGGAGGCTGCGGCCTTCGCCGAGGCGGTTGAGAAAGGCCTTGCGGATCAGCATCACCAGCTCGTCGATGTCAGCGATTATTACACCGCGATCGAGATCTCCGGCCGCAAGGCACGCGAAGCCTTGATGAAGCTGACGACGCTCGATCTGCATCCCCGCGGCTTTCCGGTCGGGCATGTCGCGGGCTCCAATTTCGCGCGCGCCCAGGGCTGGCTGTGGCTGGAGCACGGAGAGGAGGAGACCGCACGCTTCCGCCTTTATGTGCGCTGGTCGATGGCGGAGTATCTTTGGTGCGTGCTCGCCGATGCCGGACGCGAATGGGGCGTGCCAGAGCAGGTTCCGGCAGCCGACGAAACTTTCCTCACCGAAAGCGTGCATTCGAAGAAAACGTGA